Sequence from the Muntiacus reevesi chromosome 9, mMunRee1.1, whole genome shotgun sequence genome:
TAATTGAAGGCATTGAATAGATATGATGAAAGAGAAGCTTttaataaaagttgaaaaaacaaaaaacatattaAGTTGTGTATATAAGAATATAGGGCAAGGTTTAGAGGAGCAAACAGTAGACAGCAAGGTGAAGAAGGGTGGGGAATACATTAGATGAAAACCACATAGACATTGATACCAGCAAGCGAGATACATAGAGACGCAGCATCTAAGCTCCTGGGCCTTAGAACCTGCTTATACCTGCTGTCCTCTCGTCCTCTACGTAAGACTGACCCAACGCTAAcgagtatgtgtgtgcacactgctTTTCAGCCTTAAGGGCAGGGGCTGTCACACCCGAAGATAGAATTATACTGACTTCACAATGAGACGAGAATGGTCTCTATGAACTTCTTCTAGGTCAGTTCAAACACTGAGCAAATCTTGAAATTTCTATCCATCTTTTGTCATCTGGCATCAACTTCTTACTCCATAACTTCcacatggcatttttcacttctgcattcctCAGAGTATAAATCAGAGGGTTGAACAAAGGTGTCCCAATTGTATAAAACACAGCTATCATCTTATCCATGGAGAAGGTGGTAGCCGGGcgagtgtatataaatatgcaaggACCAAAGAACAAGATGACCACGatgatgtgggagatgcaggtggagagggctttttcCCTCCCTTCAACGCTGTGTTTTCTCAGAGAGTGCAAGATGATGACATAGGAAAACACCAGCATGATAAAACTCACTGTGCAGATGGCCCCGCTGTTGGACACTAAGAGGAAGTTGGTTACATAGGTGTCTGCACAGGCAAGTTTCAACAAAGGCTGCAAGTCACAGAAGTAGTGATCAATTACATTGGGACCACAGAAAGGCAGACTCAAGACTAGAAAAATCTGAGCTGATGAATGCACGCAGGACCCCAACCAGGCCAGGGACATTAGCACACCACAGACTCGATGACTCATGATGGTCGTGTAGTGtagaggcttacagatggccacatagtggTCAACAGCAATGAGGACAAGGATGAAGATCTCCAGGCAGCCAAAGAAATGGAATGTAAAGACTTGGATCATGCACTCACTGAAAGAGAGAGTGGCATTCTTCAGAAGGGCATCAGCAATCATCCTAGGAGCTATGGAAGTAGAGAAGCAGGCATCATATATGGATAAgcggaaaaggaagaaatacattggACTCCCAAGTGCTCTGCTGGTCTTGATGGTAACAATAATCAGCAAGTTACCCAGCAATATCCCcaagtagaaaatcaagaaaatgacaaacaCTATTTTCTTCTTAGTAGGATCTTGTGTCAACCCAAGCAGAATTAACTCAGTCACATTATTTTTCAGCTGCATAATTTCATGAAAGAGAAGAG
This genomic interval carries:
- the LOC136175613 gene encoding olfactory receptor 4C16-like; this encodes MQLKNNVTELILLGLTQDPTKKKIVFVIFLIFYLGILLGNLLIIVTIKTSRALGSPMYFFLFRLSIYDACFSTSIAPRMIADALLKNATLSFSECMIQVFTFHFFGCLEIFILVLIAVDHYVAICKPLHYTTIMSHRVCGVLMSLAWLGSCVHSSAQIFLVLSLPFCGPNVIDHYFCDLQPLLKLACADTYVTNFLLVSNSGAICTVSFIMLVFSYVIILHSLRKHSVEGREKALSTCISHIIVVILFFGPCIFIYTRPATTFSMDKMIAVFYTIGTPLFNPLIYTLRNAEVKNAMWKLWSKKLMPDDKRWIEISRFAQCLN